One Chitinophagales bacterium genomic window carries:
- the ahcY gene encoding adenosylhomocysteinase, translated as MISNTTARYKVRDISLAEWGRKEIKLAESEMPGLMALREEYGSKKPLKGARIAGCLHMTIQTAVLIETLIELGAEVTWSSCNIFSTQDHAAAAIAARGIPVFAWKGMTEEEFYWCIEQTLFFGDESRPLNMILDDGGDLTNVVLDRYPELVPHLRGITEETTTGVHRLYERVRKGTLPVPAINVNDSVTKSKFDNKYGCRESLVDAIRRATDVMIAGKVAVVAGYGDVGKGSAQSLRGAGARVIVTEIDPICALQAAMDGFEVKKMDNAVEEADIIVTATGNCKIIVDRHFKKMKDKAIVCNIGHFDNEIDVAWLNKNYGNTREMIKPQVDKYTIDGKDIILLAEGRLVNLGCAMGHPSFVMSNSFTNQVLAQIELWTNYKNYKNQVYTLPKHLDEKVARLHLAKIGVELDTLTPEQADYIGVRVEGPYKPDYYRY; from the coding sequence ATGATAAGCAACACCACTGCACGTTACAAAGTAAGAGATATCAGCCTGGCAGAATGGGGCCGTAAGGAAATTAAACTCGCTGAGTCCGAAATGCCTGGCCTGATGGCTTTGCGTGAAGAATATGGTAGCAAGAAACCCCTGAAAGGTGCTCGTATAGCCGGCTGCCTGCATATGACAATTCAAACTGCCGTACTTATTGAAACCCTCATAGAGCTAGGCGCAGAGGTAACCTGGTCATCTTGCAACATTTTTTCAACCCAGGATCATGCGGCAGCAGCCATTGCCGCACGAGGCATTCCAGTGTTTGCCTGGAAAGGAATGACCGAAGAAGAGTTTTACTGGTGCATTGAGCAAACCCTATTCTTTGGCGATGAATCCCGGCCTTTAAATATGATTCTGGATGACGGAGGAGACCTGACCAATGTAGTGCTTGACCGCTATCCTGAGCTGGTGCCCCATCTGAGGGGAATTACGGAAGAAACTACTACAGGTGTACATCGCCTATATGAGCGTGTGCGGAAAGGTACCCTGCCGGTACCGGCCATTAACGTGAATGACTCGGTAACAAAGTCAAAATTTGACAATAAGTATGGTTGCCGCGAATCGCTGGTAGATGCCATACGCAGAGCCACCGATGTGATGATTGCCGGGAAAGTGGCTGTTGTAGCAGGTTATGGTGACGTGGGAAAAGGCTCAGCGCAGTCTCTGAGGGGGGCTGGTGCCCGTGTGATTGTCACAGAAATTGATCCGATTTGCGCTCTGCAGGCGGCTATGGATGGCTTTGAGGTAAAAAAAATGGATAATGCTGTGGAAGAGGCTGATATCATAGTTACCGCTACCGGAAACTGCAAAATCATCGTTGACCGCCACTTCAAAAAGATGAAAGATAAAGCCATCGTCTGCAATATTGGGCACTTTGATAATGAAATTGACGTGGCATGGCTGAATAAAAACTATGGTAACACCCGGGAAATGATAAAGCCTCAGGTAGATAAGTATACCATTGACGGGAAAGATATTATTCTGCTCGCAGAAGGTCGTTTGGTAAATTTAGGCTGTGCCATGGGGCATCCTTCCTTCGTCATGTCCAACTCGTTTACCAATCAGGTACTTGCCCAAATCGAACTGTGGACTAACTATAAGAACTATAAAAATCAGGTCTATACCTTGCCCAAACATCTGGACGAAAAAGTGGCACGCCTGCATCTGGCAAAAATTGGTGTAGAACTGGATACACTCACCCCCGAACAGGCCGATTACATTGGCGTCAGGGTAGAAGGCCCTTACAAGCCGGATTACTATCGCTATTGA